In one window of Zhihengliuella sp. ISTPL4 DNA:
- a CDS encoding SGNH/GDSL hydrolase family protein, producing the protein MRVTFIGDSITDAGRDRSDPESFGDGYVSLLAPELQAAGATVRNLGIAGDRARDLAARWDAELMPTAPELLTVYVGVNDMWRRFDSDDPTPAEDFAATLGDLLGRAVSAHAPRLILMEPYFLPVTEEQRAWLDDLDGKRAAVRVLAAEHGAAFVPLHEVFTAAAQEYPVAELAPDGVHPTPRGSALIADAWRTAASISDSR; encoded by the coding sequence ATGCGGGTGACCTTCATCGGAGACTCGATCACCGACGCGGGGCGCGATCGCTCCGACCCGGAGTCCTTCGGGGACGGCTATGTGTCGCTCCTCGCCCCCGAGCTGCAGGCCGCCGGAGCCACGGTCCGCAACCTCGGGATCGCCGGGGACCGCGCCCGCGACCTCGCCGCCCGGTGGGACGCGGAGCTTATGCCGACCGCCCCGGAGCTGCTGACCGTGTACGTCGGCGTGAACGACATGTGGCGGCGGTTCGACAGCGACGACCCGACCCCGGCCGAGGACTTCGCCGCGACGCTCGGCGACCTCCTCGGCCGCGCGGTGTCGGCGCACGCCCCGCGGCTGATCCTCATGGAGCCGTACTTCCTCCCGGTGACGGAGGAGCAGCGCGCGTGGCTCGACGACCTCGACGGGAAACGGGCGGCGGTGCGGGTTCTCGCCGCGGAACACGGGGCGGCGTTCGTCCCCCTGCACGAGGTGTTCACGGCCGCAGCGCAGGAGTATCCGGTCGCCGAGCTCGCGCCGGACGGCGTGCACCCGACCCCGCGCGGATCCGCCCTCATCGCGGATGCCTGGCGCACGGCCGCGTCCATTAGCGATAGTCGATAA
- a CDS encoding aldo/keto reductase, whose amino-acid sequence MAFRPELRPLNPEGAARDDVGLGCAPIGNLFAPVPDGDAVATVQAALARDVRFFDTAPLYGSGESERKLGLALRGVPRDDYVIATKVGRVLVDADGRPVAGAASGHDSVVDLSRDGVRRSLDGSLARLGVDRVDVLHLHDPLDVEAAFATALPALVELRDEGVVRAISVGLGRLDPLERYVAEAPLDVVMEAGRLTLLDRTALDRLLPTAAARGIGVLAAAVFNSGILVDPVGSPFFEYKPAPPELRERALRLQAVCAAYGVRLADAAVQFPLWHGADAVVVGARTPAEVHAFVDGLDAALPAALWDALDAEAA is encoded by the coding sequence ATGGCGTTCCGTCCAGAGCTCCGTCCGCTGAATCCCGAGGGCGCCGCGCGCGACGACGTCGGACTGGGGTGCGCGCCGATCGGCAACCTCTTCGCCCCCGTGCCCGACGGCGACGCGGTGGCGACCGTGCAGGCCGCGCTCGCCCGCGATGTCCGTTTCTTCGACACCGCACCGCTGTACGGCTCGGGCGAGAGCGAGCGGAAGCTCGGCCTCGCCCTGCGCGGCGTGCCGCGGGACGACTACGTGATCGCGACGAAGGTCGGCCGGGTGCTGGTCGATGCGGACGGCCGCCCCGTCGCGGGCGCCGCGAGTGGGCACGACTCCGTCGTCGACCTCAGCAGGGACGGCGTGCGGAGGAGCCTCGACGGCAGCCTCGCCCGGCTGGGTGTCGATCGCGTGGACGTGCTGCACCTGCACGACCCCCTGGACGTGGAGGCGGCGTTCGCCACGGCACTCCCGGCCCTCGTCGAGCTGCGCGACGAAGGGGTGGTGCGCGCGATCAGCGTGGGCCTGGGTCGGCTCGACCCCCTGGAGCGCTACGTCGCCGAGGCGCCGCTCGACGTGGTGATGGAGGCCGGTCGGCTCACGCTGCTCGACCGCACCGCCCTGGACCGGCTGCTGCCGACCGCGGCGGCCCGCGGCATCGGGGTGCTCGCGGCCGCCGTGTTCAACTCCGGCATCCTCGTCGACCCGGTCGGCTCGCCGTTCTTCGAGTACAAGCCCGCACCCCCGGAGCTCCGGGAGCGGGCGCTGCGGTTGCAGGCCGTGTGCGCCGCGTATGGCGTGCGCCTCGCGGATGCCGCAGTGCAGTTCCCGCTGTGGCACGGCGCGGATGCGGTGGTCGTCGGGGCGCGGACCCCCGCCGAGGTGCACGCTTTCGTGGACGGCCTCGACGCCGCGCTGCCCGCCGCACTGTGGGACGCCCTCGATGCGGAGGCCGCATGA
- a CDS encoding carbohydrate ABC transporter permease — protein sequence MTAVLTEETVAAVSAPPAAPRRRRHRADRRASTVSAWIAVVVFGGFALLPVYWLLATSLTPRTEVFSYPPKLFPTEITFEAYAALANNPALFGYLRNSIVVSVITAILSVLVSAYMGYAFSKFRYRGRRSLMYFVLASQMFPQALLLITLYAVFSAYGLLNTYTALVLSFTTFTLPLCVWMLKGFFDTIPDELIEAARVDGASRMRIIHSIVLPLAAPGLIAAGLFAFVRGWNDFIFALTLAGPDKQTLPPGLVNTFIGEASTAWPELMAASLVVSLPVAIAFIALQRFLVGGLTAGAVKG from the coding sequence ATGACCGCCGTGCTGACCGAAGAGACGGTGGCCGCCGTCTCCGCCCCACCCGCCGCGCCCCGCCGTCGGCGCCACCGCGCCGACCGCCGCGCCTCCACCGTGAGCGCCTGGATCGCCGTCGTCGTCTTCGGCGGGTTCGCCCTGCTGCCCGTGTACTGGCTGCTCGCGACCTCGCTGACCCCGCGCACCGAGGTGTTCAGCTATCCGCCGAAGCTGTTCCCCACCGAGATCACGTTCGAGGCCTACGCCGCCCTCGCGAACAACCCGGCCCTGTTCGGCTACCTCCGCAACAGCATCGTCGTCTCCGTCATCACCGCGATCCTCTCGGTCCTGGTGTCGGCGTACATGGGCTACGCGTTCTCGAAGTTCCGCTACCGCGGCCGCCGCAGCCTCATGTACTTCGTGCTGGCGTCGCAGATGTTCCCGCAGGCGCTGCTGCTCATCACCCTGTACGCGGTGTTCTCGGCCTACGGCCTGCTCAACACCTACACGGCGCTCGTGCTGTCGTTCACGACGTTCACGCTGCCGCTGTGCGTGTGGATGCTGAAGGGCTTCTTCGACACGATCCCGGACGAGCTCATCGAGGCCGCCCGCGTCGACGGCGCCTCCCGCATGCGCATCATCCACTCCATCGTGCTGCCGCTGGCCGCGCCCGGCCTCATCGCCGCCGGACTGTTCGCCTTCGTCCGCGGCTGGAACGACTTCATCTTCGCCCTCACCCTCGCCGGTCCCGACAAGCAGACCCTGCCGCCCGGCCTCGTCAACACGTTCATCGGCGAGGCGTCCACCGCCTGGCCGGAACTCATGGCGGCTTCGCTCGTGGTCTCGCTCCCCGTGGCCATCGCGTTCATCGCCCTGCAGCGCTTCCTCGTCGGCGGACTCACCGCCGGCGCGGTCAAGGGCTGA
- a CDS encoding GntR family transcriptional regulator, giving the protein MTDALGTAGLQRGLLSDQIYALIKAMIKDSTLAPGEQLVESQLARQMQVSQAPVRDALKRLAHEGLVSHVRHQGNFVASYSAEEAAQAKVARVELEGLAGRLACGALDPARRAELVGLITQMHEAAEAEDLARFRELDFTFHRAVIEASGNVYLPRMWDLLEPSLRVMHVLGDPTFTGDWHEVADWHEGLLDVLDAGDEEAASALFRAHAAGTLLDDPA; this is encoded by the coding sequence ATGACGGATGCTCTCGGCACGGCCGGACTGCAGCGCGGACTGCTGTCGGATCAGATCTACGCGCTCATCAAGGCGATGATCAAGGACTCCACGTTGGCCCCCGGCGAGCAGCTCGTGGAATCGCAGCTCGCCCGGCAGATGCAGGTGAGCCAGGCGCCCGTCCGCGACGCCCTCAAGCGGCTCGCCCACGAGGGTCTTGTGTCGCATGTGCGGCATCAGGGCAACTTCGTCGCCAGCTACTCCGCCGAAGAGGCGGCGCAGGCCAAGGTCGCCCGGGTCGAGCTGGAGGGGCTCGCCGGTCGGCTGGCCTGTGGGGCGCTGGACCCCGCCCGCCGGGCCGAGCTCGTCGGCCTCATTACGCAGATGCACGAGGCGGCCGAGGCGGAGGACCTCGCCCGGTTCCGCGAGCTCGACTTCACCTTCCACCGTGCGGTGATCGAGGCCAGCGGCAACGTGTACCTCCCCCGCATGTGGGACCTCCTGGAGCCGAGCCTGCGGGTCATGCACGTGCTGGGTGATCCCACCTTCACGGGAGACTGGCACGAGGTCGCCGACTGGCACGAAGGGCTCCTCGACGTGCTGGATGCCGGTGACGAAGAGGCCGCGTCCGCCCTGTTCCGCGCCCACGCCGCCGGCACCCTCCTCGACGACCCCGCCTGA
- a CDS encoding carbohydrate ABC transporter permease, whose amino-acid sequence MFALLLTAPGLALLAAVVVYPLITALITAFYKQSLVEPGREFVGFQNIVDVLTGEFFPLLTQTLVFTLGTTIAPFVIGFGLALALNTRIRGAKVLRGLMLIPWLIPGVVVSFLWMWIFNANYGVLNAALETVGLIDSPQAWLANPTTAMIAVIVAKTWQSFPWMMVMLLAGLQTVPIELHEAAEIDGAGTIRRFFSITVPQMSGIIGLVILLEFIWNFQHFDIIYVLTGGGPAGSTQTFATAVYETAFDGFDLGHAGAIGLLWMILLMALVVVYVRLSEKGEKR is encoded by the coding sequence ATGTTCGCGCTCCTCCTCACGGCTCCCGGCCTCGCGCTCCTCGCCGCCGTCGTCGTGTACCCCCTGATCACGGCGCTCATCACCGCGTTCTACAAGCAGAGCCTCGTCGAGCCCGGCCGCGAGTTCGTGGGCTTCCAGAACATCGTCGACGTGCTGACGGGCGAGTTCTTCCCCCTCCTCACCCAGACACTCGTCTTCACCCTCGGCACGACCATCGCGCCGTTCGTGATCGGCTTCGGTCTCGCCCTGGCCCTGAACACGCGCATCCGCGGCGCCAAGGTGCTCCGCGGCCTCATGCTCATCCCGTGGCTGATCCCCGGGGTAGTCGTGTCGTTCCTCTGGATGTGGATCTTCAACGCCAACTACGGCGTGCTCAACGCCGCCCTGGAGACCGTCGGCCTCATCGACTCCCCCCAGGCGTGGCTCGCGAACCCCACCACCGCCATGATCGCCGTGATCGTCGCGAAGACCTGGCAGTCGTTCCCCTGGATGATGGTCATGCTCCTCGCCGGTCTGCAGACCGTGCCGATCGAGCTGCACGAAGCCGCCGAGATCGACGGCGCCGGCACCATCCGCCGCTTCTTTTCCATCACGGTCCCGCAGATGAGCGGCATCATCGGCCTCGTGATCCTGCTGGAGTTCATCTGGAACTTCCAGCACTTCGACATCATCTACGTCCTCACCGGCGGCGGTCCCGCCGGCTCCACCCAGACGTTCGCGACCGCGGTGTACGAGACCGCGTTCGACGGCTTCGACCTCGGTCACGCCGGGGCGATCGGCCTGCTCTGGATGATCCTGCTGATGGCGCTCGTCGTCGTCTACGTCCGCCTGTCCGAGAAGGGAGAGAAGCGATGA
- a CDS encoding Ig-like domain-containing protein yields the protein MKRVLASLTLAAVFGSALAAAVPSAAAAADDDALYLAPGGDDTASGTIDDPLATLEGARDRIRALKADSALPDDGLTVYLREGTYPRSASFEIGAQDSGTADAPITYRSYPGETATLTGGRELPRDQFAPVDDAAVTDRIIDAGARDRVVGIDLADLGITDYGQLSRHGYWKANDVSTTPPMELFIDGQGMTLARWPNADAATPTVQMGDIIDAGPDRNDADLQERGGTFSYGYDRPKYWTQAEDVWLDGIFGYSWEWSYNKIESIDTAAKTITLRYGEMSGIMKSWFPDFHFAQNLLEELDAPGEYYIDRDAGKLYLIPNAAFTSGRGAVTVTTLDEPMLRADGASYVNFDDLVMEYGRATAAVILGGSHVTISHSDIRNFTDGGVLINSPGRYTYDGIPVNRGGRDHAVTDSRLAHVGGVGVVLQGGDKTTLEPGRNRVENSEIADFAYYHKAYNPGVMFDGVGNIARDNEIHDAPHPGIIVHGNDHLFERNEVYDVCKQFHDLGAIYMNSGKTPQQRGHVFRENYFHDIGVGMAGVEGIYADNFTWDLTIEKNVFVNMGNGAIKSGSADYIEARNNVFVDAYAPYDNYEQWMGDQEGNVVDRDYMPAWEKVFADNNDFVGTPYLTKYPELAHFFEDDHHFPNHSTFAENVVWNPNRARMAGVNEHGAKDGKNLLNYEDNWVADADPGFVDAANGDYTLKADAAVFDQIPGFEAIAFGEIGVDGEIGQTQQPQTIPLEDIAFDSDTLTIDAGDEVRVRAVPLPWNADDAAVTYASADTAVASVNDKGVVLGMGPGTTTVTATAKADATKTATIEVIVEEGDGVLHFTDFESGANGWPTDPNRSIQVDASGDKVYRILKGANSILPRDFTEFVLDFDVTAPATTPANAGLIVYDRNGKGGGYIRFRQTAAGPTWTIFDDAWKVVAEKVVPAAQGLTPGATSHVRIAVQDGQIRISVNGAIALEGADPGPGKAGRVGFYVENYASLDFDDIGFSLSGVPVTGVSLDADAVGLTVGERRSVAAAVAPEDASDARVTWTTDAPEVATVSGGRIAGVTAGTATITATSVADPSLSDTVTVTVDDAEYPTTRLDGQLKDGANWSQSDLITVDDTGVVISGQGVHGYEAERFGDTLLQFEAEFGAFDGGWYGFQARSDQTGLPAWQNSNTGYVAVIKEDVIEFQSWTPGQTMLDTIPNTVIEPNSTHRIEFGAVAEDGGTRIVLRVDDVTVWNMVDARENLRIGADGFFNVYHYGKTSTLAVRPTPPPATVTGICWAPEADPKTRYVRGEELDVTGMVLGVDWSDGSRTTQQVTADMVSGFDSSKVRPHHTLTVTYAGASVELPISVRPKLKNDEQDVPRCG from the coding sequence ATGAAGCGTGTACTGGCAAGCCTGACCCTGGCGGCGGTGTTCGGATCCGCCCTCGCTGCGGCGGTCCCGTCGGCGGCAGCGGCCGCGGACGATGACGCCCTCTACCTCGCGCCGGGAGGTGACGACACGGCCTCCGGCACGATCGATGACCCCCTCGCGACGCTGGAAGGCGCCCGCGACCGGATCCGCGCGCTGAAGGCGGATTCGGCGCTCCCGGACGACGGCCTCACGGTGTACCTCCGGGAGGGCACGTACCCCCGCTCGGCGTCGTTCGAGATCGGCGCGCAGGACTCGGGTACCGCGGACGCCCCCATCACCTATCGCTCGTACCCCGGCGAGACCGCCACCCTCACCGGCGGACGCGAGCTGCCGCGCGACCAGTTCGCCCCGGTGGATGACGCAGCGGTGACCGACCGCATCATCGACGCCGGTGCCCGCGACCGCGTGGTCGGGATCGACCTCGCCGACCTCGGCATCACCGACTACGGCCAGCTCAGCCGCCACGGCTACTGGAAGGCCAACGACGTCAGCACCACCCCGCCCATGGAGCTGTTCATCGACGGCCAGGGCATGACGCTCGCGCGGTGGCCCAACGCCGACGCGGCCACCCCGACCGTGCAGATGGGCGACATCATCGACGCCGGCCCCGACCGCAACGACGCCGACCTGCAGGAGCGCGGCGGCACGTTCAGCTACGGCTACGACCGCCCGAAGTACTGGACCCAGGCCGAGGACGTGTGGCTGGACGGCATCTTCGGGTACAGCTGGGAGTGGTCGTACAACAAGATCGAGAGCATCGACACCGCGGCGAAGACCATCACCCTCCGCTACGGCGAGATGTCCGGGATCATGAAGAGCTGGTTCCCCGACTTCCACTTCGCGCAGAACCTGCTGGAGGAGCTCGACGCCCCCGGCGAGTACTACATCGACCGTGACGCCGGGAAGCTGTACCTCATCCCGAACGCGGCCTTCACGTCCGGCCGCGGCGCCGTGACGGTCACGACGCTCGACGAGCCGATGCTCCGCGCCGACGGGGCCTCCTACGTGAACTTCGACGACCTCGTGATGGAGTACGGACGCGCGACGGCCGCGGTGATCCTCGGCGGCTCGCACGTGACGATCTCGCACAGCGACATCCGCAACTTCACCGACGGCGGCGTGCTCATCAACTCGCCCGGTCGCTACACCTACGACGGCATCCCGGTGAACCGCGGCGGCCGCGACCACGCGGTCACCGACAGCCGGCTCGCGCACGTCGGCGGCGTCGGCGTGGTGCTCCAGGGCGGCGACAAGACGACGCTCGAGCCCGGCCGCAACCGGGTCGAGAACTCCGAGATCGCCGACTTCGCCTACTACCACAAGGCCTACAACCCCGGTGTGATGTTCGACGGCGTCGGCAACATCGCCAGGGACAACGAGATCCACGACGCTCCCCACCCCGGGATCATCGTGCACGGCAACGACCACCTGTTCGAACGCAACGAGGTGTACGACGTCTGCAAGCAGTTCCACGACCTCGGGGCGATCTACATGAACTCCGGCAAGACCCCGCAGCAGCGCGGCCACGTGTTCCGGGAGAACTACTTCCACGACATCGGCGTCGGCATGGCGGGCGTGGAGGGCATCTACGCCGACAACTTCACGTGGGACCTCACGATCGAGAAGAACGTGTTCGTGAACATGGGCAACGGCGCGATCAAGAGCGGCTCGGCCGACTACATCGAGGCCCGCAACAACGTCTTCGTCGACGCCTACGCCCCGTACGACAACTACGAGCAGTGGATGGGCGATCAGGAGGGCAATGTCGTCGACCGCGACTACATGCCGGCGTGGGAGAAGGTGTTCGCCGACAACAACGACTTCGTCGGCACGCCGTACCTGACGAAGTACCCCGAACTCGCGCACTTCTTCGAGGACGACCACCACTTCCCGAACCACAGCACGTTCGCGGAGAACGTCGTGTGGAACCCGAACCGGGCCCGCATGGCCGGCGTCAACGAGCACGGCGCGAAGGACGGGAAGAACCTCCTGAACTACGAGGACAACTGGGTGGCCGACGCCGACCCCGGCTTCGTGGACGCCGCGAACGGCGACTACACGCTGAAGGCCGATGCGGCCGTGTTCGACCAGATCCCGGGCTTCGAGGCCATCGCGTTCGGCGAGATCGGCGTCGACGGTGAGATCGGGCAGACGCAGCAGCCGCAGACGATCCCGCTCGAGGACATCGCGTTCGACAGCGACACGCTCACGATCGACGCGGGCGACGAGGTGCGCGTGCGCGCCGTGCCGCTGCCCTGGAACGCCGACGACGCCGCGGTGACCTACGCCTCGGCCGACACCGCCGTCGCCTCCGTCAACGACAAGGGCGTGGTGCTCGGCATGGGACCCGGCACGACCACGGTCACGGCGACGGCGAAGGCGGACGCCACCAAGACCGCGACCATCGAGGTGATCGTCGAGGAGGGCGACGGCGTGCTGCACTTCACCGACTTCGAGTCGGGGGCGAACGGCTGGCCGACCGACCCGAACCGCAGCATCCAGGTGGATGCGTCGGGCGACAAGGTGTACCGCATCCTCAAGGGCGCCAACAGCATCCTGCCGCGGGACTTCACGGAGTTCGTGCTCGACTTCGACGTCACGGCGCCGGCCACGACCCCAGCCAACGCGGGACTCATCGTCTACGACCGCAACGGCAAGGGCGGCGGCTACATCCGCTTCCGTCAGACCGCGGCCGGGCCGACCTGGACGATCTTCGACGACGCCTGGAAGGTCGTCGCCGAGAAGGTCGTGCCCGCGGCGCAGGGCCTGACCCCCGGGGCGACCTCGCATGTCCGCATCGCGGTGCAGGACGGACAGATCCGCATCTCCGTCAATGGGGCGATCGCGCTGGAAGGCGCCGACCCCGGTCCCGGCAAGGCGGGTCGGGTCGGGTTCTACGTGGAGAACTACGCCTCGCTCGACTTCGACGACATCGGGTTCTCGCTCTCCGGGGTGCCGGTCACGGGCGTGAGCCTGGACGCCGACGCTGTGGGACTGACCGTGGGGGAGCGGCGGTCCGTCGCGGCCGCGGTCGCCCCGGAGGACGCCAGCGACGCCCGGGTCACCTGGACGACCGACGCACCGGAGGTCGCCACGGTCTCCGGCGGACGCATCGCGGGGGTGACGGCGGGCACCGCGACGATCACCGCGACCTCGGTCGCCGACCCGAGCCTCAGTGACACGGTCACCGTGACCGTGGACGATGCCGAGTATCCGACCACCCGCCTCGACGGCCAGCTGAAGGACGGCGCGAACTGGAGCCAATCCGACCTCATCACCGTGGACGACACGGGCGTCGTGATCAGCGGCCAGGGTGTGCACGGCTACGAGGCCGAGCGCTTCGGCGATACCCTGCTGCAGTTCGAGGCGGAGTTCGGCGCCTTCGACGGCGGCTGGTACGGCTTCCAGGCGCGCTCCGACCAGACCGGCCTCCCCGCCTGGCAGAACTCCAACACCGGCTACGTCGCAGTGATCAAGGAGGACGTGATCGAGTTCCAAAGCTGGACTCCGGGACAGACCATGCTCGACACCATCCCCAACACGGTGATCGAGCCGAACTCCACGCACCGCATCGAGTTCGGCGCCGTCGCGGAGGACGGCGGCACCCGCATCGTGCTCCGGGTGGACGATGTGACCGTGTGGAACATGGTCGACGCGCGGGAGAACCTCCGCATCGGTGCGGACGGCTTCTTCAACGTCTACCACTACGGCAAGACGAGCACCCTGGCCGTCCGGCCGACACCGCCGCCCGCGACGGTGACCGGCATCTGCTGGGCGCCCGAAGCCGACCCGAAGACCCGCTACGTGCGCGGCGAGGAGCTCGACGTGACCGGCATGGTGCTGGGCGTGGACTGGAGCGACGGATCCCGCACCACCCAGCAGGTGACGGCGGACATGGTCAGCGGCTTCGACAGCAGCAAGGTGCGCCCGCACCACACGCTCACCGTGACGTACGCTGGCGCGAGCGTCGAGCTCCCGATCTCGGTGCGACCGAAGCTCAAGAACGACGAACAGGACGTGCCACGATGCGGGTGA
- a CDS encoding extracellular solute-binding protein, with amino-acid sequence MSENTTVSRRQLLQFAGLGAAGLLLAGCMPSGGGSGSPSSSPGAGLGAGDFTATDFSFSSWSLTEEAAAPATRALLDGYKKTNDVGITEVSFPYNEYFKQLMLQVRGGQFTGAAHVDVAWLASLAALGKLEDVSALTKGRGYTASSLEATQLDGKQYAFPWTIGAIGLITNSALLKKAGISEFPTTVDDFEAALKKLKGLGGGLIPYAASTKAAQLKDVLIWMQTFGSDLVKDGKVTIGDDASIEAVTWYKSLYDQGLIAADVDRFDARSLFSQGRAAIYDDAPVGRASVTKDSPDPDLASKLVPESRPVLKKGDTPRALVWGGAIAIVGGGSGDSTRTAADFGQWATSDLEAVLGDYELRGLPPVTEEAQASKEVASDAFGARFAEKITATATTNPFWQYPQYAQIETVIADRVQAVLVGQQSAKDAMAQAGDQAQKLLG; translated from the coding sequence ATGTCCGAGAACACCACCGTCTCCCGTCGCCAGCTGCTGCAGTTCGCCGGGCTCGGCGCCGCCGGTCTCCTCCTCGCCGGTTGCATGCCGAGCGGCGGCGGCAGCGGCAGTCCGTCCTCCTCCCCCGGCGCCGGGCTCGGCGCGGGCGACTTCACCGCCACCGACTTCTCCTTCTCCAGCTGGTCGCTCACCGAGGAGGCCGCCGCCCCGGCGACCCGCGCGCTGCTCGACGGCTACAAGAAGACCAACGACGTCGGCATCACCGAGGTCTCCTTCCCCTACAACGAATACTTCAAGCAGCTCATGCTCCAGGTGCGCGGCGGCCAGTTCACCGGCGCCGCCCACGTCGACGTCGCCTGGCTCGCCTCGCTGGCCGCGCTCGGCAAGCTGGAGGACGTCTCGGCGCTCACGAAGGGCCGCGGCTACACCGCCTCGAGCCTGGAGGCCACGCAGCTCGACGGGAAGCAGTACGCGTTCCCGTGGACCATCGGCGCGATCGGCCTCATCACCAACTCCGCGCTCCTGAAGAAGGCCGGCATCTCGGAGTTCCCCACCACCGTCGACGACTTCGAGGCGGCGCTGAAGAAGCTCAAGGGCCTCGGCGGCGGGCTCATCCCCTACGCCGCCTCGACCAAGGCCGCCCAACTCAAGGACGTCCTCATCTGGATGCAGACGTTCGGCAGCGACCTCGTCAAGGACGGGAAGGTCACGATCGGCGACGACGCGAGCATCGAGGCGGTCACCTGGTACAAGTCGCTGTACGACCAGGGGCTCATCGCCGCCGACGTCGACCGCTTCGACGCCCGCTCCCTGTTCTCCCAGGGCCGCGCCGCGATCTACGACGACGCCCCCGTCGGCCGCGCGTCGGTCACGAAGGACTCGCCGGATCCCGACCTCGCCTCCAAGCTCGTGCCCGAGTCCCGGCCCGTGCTGAAGAAGGGCGACACCCCGCGCGCCCTCGTCTGGGGTGGCGCCATCGCCATCGTCGGCGGCGGCTCCGGCGACAGCACCCGCACGGCAGCGGACTTCGGCCAGTGGGCGACGAGCGACCTGGAGGCGGTGCTCGGCGACTACGAACTGCGCGGCCTGCCGCCCGTGACCGAGGAGGCGCAGGCCTCGAAGGAGGTGGCGTCCGACGCGTTCGGTGCGCGCTTCGCCGAGAAGATCACGGCGACCGCCACCACCAACCCGTTCTGGCAGTACCCGCAGTACGCCCAGATCGAGACCGTGATCGCCGACCGCGTGCAGGCCGTCCTCGTCGGTCAGCAGAGCGCCAAGGACGCGATGGCGCAGGCCGGCGACCAGGCGCAGAAGCTGCTGGGCTGA
- a CDS encoding amidohydrolase family protein — MRVVDAHVHVWDVDAVPIPWFRDDLGLPRHAAAADLARELADAGVSSAIAVQAADSVAEAEWLTATAARDPFLRRVVLQFTPAPGRAAGATGVAFSPAVVGVRAAVPQFAADLSDVDGLDALAAHLGATARTLELLIRPDQLPAAAALSRRHPDTAIVVCHLGLGARTADGAWLSALAEAASAPGVSAKVSGLDLTARGSDESRELLRSAFALFGADRLMYGSDWPMSTRTMTYGEVLAATRRALPPLSAAEARAFWAGTADRLSPFAT; from the coding sequence GTGCGGGTCGTCGACGCCCATGTGCACGTCTGGGATGTGGACGCCGTCCCGATCCCGTGGTTCCGCGATGACCTCGGCCTTCCCCGCCACGCCGCGGCCGCAGACCTCGCGCGGGAGCTGGCGGACGCCGGCGTCTCCTCCGCCATCGCCGTGCAGGCGGCGGACTCGGTGGCGGAGGCGGAGTGGCTGACCGCGACGGCCGCCCGCGACCCGTTCCTGCGGCGCGTGGTGCTGCAGTTCACCCCCGCGCCGGGACGAGCCGCCGGCGCCACGGGGGTCGCGTTCTCTCCCGCCGTGGTCGGCGTGCGCGCCGCGGTGCCGCAGTTCGCCGCGGATCTCTCGGATGTGGACGGCCTCGACGCCCTCGCCGCCCACCTCGGCGCGACCGCCCGCACCCTCGAACTGCTCATCCGCCCGGACCAGCTGCCCGCCGCCGCCGCCCTGTCCCGACGGCACCCCGACACCGCGATCGTCGTCTGCCACCTCGGCCTCGGCGCCCGGACGGCCGATGGCGCATGGCTCTCCGCCCTCGCCGAGGCCGCGTCGGCTCCGGGGGTGTCGGCGAAGGTCTCCGGGCTCGACCTCACGGCGCGCGGGTCGGACGAGTCGCGGGAACTGCTGCGCTCCGCCTTCGCCCTCTTCGGCGCGGATCGACTGATGTACGGCAGCGACTGGCCGATGTCCACGCGGACAATGACCTACGGGGAGGTTCTCGCCGCGACCCGGCGGGCTCTTCCTCCGCTCTCCGCTGCCGAGGCTCGAGCATTCTGGGCCGGCACCGCCGACCGCCTCTCCCCCTTCGCTACCTGA